Proteins co-encoded in one Macrobrachium nipponense isolate FS-2020 chromosome 24, ASM1510439v2, whole genome shotgun sequence genomic window:
- the LOC135205435 gene encoding probable G-protein coupled receptor B0563.6 produces MDRPSTNNTGGPANSSTDSVESWEVIGYSLVIPMVCGVGVVANACSLIVLVKGADHLKESLYTYLKVLSVADLVTVFLVFLSGLARGVWVDSFFWRCFDELFHLPVGSISSSVSITTLVAVTAERVAIIKAPLGFRVYCTPLFARKLCAANVVFSLIFNIPYFLTFTLRDGELVYSEFVQSRYYAVHNWFRLALLGLIPAVSLLLGNLLLLHSLWRPRGPFIPARLLASLADQRRLTWVLVAMICSFLLGEFPTHIASRSSAVTLLFLGRPDLLYTSSFRVFKLVVTILMSLHYSVNFFLYCAFNKRFALELQRILSDSLKCSRNNTSLGRVAPSTMMASAQIPLRIAAPNYETAPFTTAAQRQMS; encoded by the exons ATGGATAGGCCCTCAACCAATAACACAGGAGGACCGGCAAATTCTTCAACCGACAGCGTTGAGAGCTGGGAGGTGATCGGGTATTCTCTCGTCATACCGATGGTCTGCGGCGTTGGGGTGGTCGCCAACGCCTGTAGTTTAATCGTCCTCGTCAAGGGCGCCGACCACCTGAAGGAGTCTCTCTATACTTATCTGAAAG TTCTGTCAGTGGCCGATCTCGTCACCGTCTTCTTGGTGTTCCTAAGTGGACTCGCCAGGGGCGTGTGGGTAGACTCCTTCTTCTGGAGGTGCTTCGACGAGCTCTTCCATCTTCCTGTAG GTTCCATCTCGAGCAGCGTCTCCATCACGACGCTGGTGGCGGTTACAGCGGAGAGAGTGGCCATCATCAAGGCGCCCCTCGGCTTCAGGGTCTACTGCACTCCACTGTTCGCTAGGAAACTTTGCGCTGCCAACGTCGTCTTTTCCCTGATCTTCAACATCCCTTATTTCCTGACATTCACGCTTAGGGACGGCGAGCTCGTCTACAGCGAGTTCGTGCAGTCCAG GTACTACGCTGTACACAACTGGTTCAGGTTAGCACTGCTGGGGTTGATTCCCGCCGTCAGCCTATTGTTGggtaaccttcttcttcttcattccctGTGGCGACCAAGAGGACCTTTCATACCAGCGAGATTGCTGGCTTCATTGGCT GACCAGCGTCGCCTGACATGGGTGCTGGTGGCCATGATCTGCAGCTTTCTCTTGGGCGAATTCCCGACGCATATCGCATCGCGCTCGTCTGCTGTCACTCTGTTGTtcctaggccgtcctgatttgcTGTACACCAGCTCATTCAG AGTTTTCAAACTGGTGGTCACAATATTAATGAGCCTTCATTACTCagttaatttcttcctttactgCGCATTTAACAAGAGGTTTGCTCTGGAGCTTCAAAGGATACTATCTGATTCACTCAA GTGTTCGAGAAACAACACTAGCCTAGGCAGGGTGGCGCCTTCAACCATGATGGCTTCCGCGCAGATTCCCCTCCGGATAGCTGCCCCTAATTACGAGACGGCTCCATTTACCACAGCAGCACAGCGTCAGATGTCCTGA